The Thermodesulfobacteriota bacterium genome window below encodes:
- a CDS encoding 6-phosphofructokinase produces the protein MKVGVLTGGGDCPGLNAVIRAVVKKGTTLGYEFTGIKDGWKGLVESSVVPLNTDAISGLLPRGGTILGASRTNPYKSEGDKRKVLDNIEKLGIDAIVCIGGDDTLGVAAKLHKEGVKVVGVPKTIDNDLSGTDFTFGFDTAVAIVTWALDRLHSTTEAHHRAMVVEVMGRHTGWIAVYGGLAGGADIILIPEKPFDLDEVCEVVRKRKEGGKNFSIIVAAEGAHPKESGSMITKDKELDAFGHVKLGGVGEFLAKEVEKRTGFETRHVVLGHLQRGGTPTAYDRILATRFGVKAAELIEEGKFGRMAALQGNSITDVSLEEAVGKTKTVDMEIYKIAEVFFG, from the coding sequence CGCGGTCATAAGGGCCGTGGTTAAGAAGGGGACCACGCTGGGCTACGAGTTTACGGGGATAAAGGACGGCTGGAAGGGGCTCGTGGAGTCTTCGGTCGTACCACTTAACACCGACGCCATATCCGGGCTCCTGCCGCGCGGCGGGACAATACTCGGCGCTTCGAGGACGAACCCGTATAAGTCCGAAGGGGACAAGCGGAAGGTCCTCGATAATATAGAGAAGCTCGGGATCGACGCGATCGTATGCATAGGGGGGGACGATACCCTCGGGGTCGCCGCGAAGCTCCACAAGGAAGGGGTTAAGGTCGTGGGCGTCCCCAAGACCATCGATAACGACCTCTCGGGCACGGACTTTACCTTCGGTTTCGACACGGCGGTCGCCATAGTCACCTGGGCGCTCGACAGGCTCCACTCCACGACCGAGGCCCACCACAGGGCGATGGTCGTCGAGGTAATGGGCAGGCACACCGGATGGATCGCGGTCTACGGGGGACTGGCCGGAGGGGCGGACATCATACTCATACCGGAAAAACCCTTTGACCTGGATGAGGTATGCGAGGTCGTAAGGAAGAGGAAGGAAGGCGGCAAGAACTTTAGCATCATAGTCGCCGCCGAAGGGGCCCACCCGAAGGAGTCGGGCAGCATGATAACGAAGGACAAGGAGCTCGACGCCTTCGGGCACGTAAAGCTCGGCGGGGTGGGGGAGTTCCTGGCAAAAGAGGTCGAGAAGAGGACCGGGTTCGAGACGCGCCACGTGGTGCTCGGGCACCTCCAGAGGGGGGGCACCCCGACGGCCTACGACAGGATACTCGCCACGCGCTTCGGCGTTAAGGCGGCGGAACTCATAGAAGAGGGGAAGTTCGGCAGGATGGCCGCGCTCCAGGGCAACTCCATCACCGACGTATCACTCGAGGAGGCGGTGGGAAAGACGAAGACCGTCGATATGGAGATATACAAGATAGCCGAAGTGTTCTTCGGGTAA